The following proteins are encoded in a genomic region of Procambarus clarkii isolate CNS0578487 chromosome 23, FALCON_Pclarkii_2.0, whole genome shotgun sequence:
- the LOC138367716 gene encoding uncharacterized protein has translation MLKNAPNKLGGNRYKVQTLSQMGGASCGDTVRRMMRRIGTYGVWSQYSLVGRKRKRVFKTLDICNVIIKACINTHTNATERDVETSIADMLKNAPNKHGGNRYKGGEARIHVHHIAESDMTNNENSGEPGAWHTAESSLMSI, from the exons atgttgaagaacgccccaaacaaactcggtggaaacagatacaag gtccagacgctgtctcaaatgggcggtgcaagctgtggagacacagtgagacgaatgatgaggaggatagggacctatggggtctggtctcagtattcactcgttgggcgcaagaggaaacgtgtcttcaaaaccttggatatttgtaatgtaataataa aagcctgtatcaacacccacactaatgcaactgaaagagatgttgagacaagtattgctgatatgttgaagaacgccccaaacaaacacggtggaaacagatacaag ggtggtgaagcaagaatacatgtgcatcacatagcagagtcggatatgacgaataatgaaaacagcggagagcctggtgcatggcataccgctgaatcttctctaatgtctatatag